In Streptomyces sp. NBC_00683, the DNA window ACGGTCTCGGCACCCACCCCTTCGACCACCTCGGCCTCGATGGGCCGCAGCGCGGTCGTCGCGCTGCCGGGAGCATCCGTACCGGCGGCCTCCCAGTCCGCCCACCGGTCGGGCTCGGCGGCCGGGTCCCGGGGCGCGGCGGGCTCCAGGAACGCGATCCGGGGCAGGCGCTCCAGAACCGCGGCCCGCAGCGCACCGTCCAGCCGGCCCTTGCCGAGCGGGCCGGGCACGAGCGCGATCGTGGTGATCGACACGGGCTCCCACGCGGCGAGCAGTTCCGCGTACGCGTCGGCAGCGCGCTGCACCAGGAAGTCGGTCAGCGGACCCGGCGCGGGGTGCCTGCGGGTGGTGTCGAGCGGCAACGAGGCGATGAGCAGCGCGGGCACGCCGAGGGGCTCGTCGGTGGGCGTCGGCGCGTGCACGACGGGGGCGGTACGGGGGTTCTCGGGCGCCCCGTCCTCACCGACCGGCACCGCCCAGGTGACCGACCAGTGCGGGCGCAGCCGCTCCTCGACGGGGCGGTCGGCGAGCAGGGCGGGCTCGACCGGGCCGTGGTGGGCGACGGTGCGCCAGCGGTGGGTACCGTGCGTGGAGTCGTCGATGTGGGTGTACGGGCCGTGCTGCGAGCGACGCAACGTCCGTACGCCGTCCGGGACTTCGATGACGATCTCGTCGAGTCCGAAGAGTGTGAGCAGGAGCGCGTCGTCGACGCCGGTGAGCAGCCGTGCGACGAGGTCCTCGGCGACGCCGTCGCGCAGCGGCAGGACGACGACGGTGTCGTACCCGTCGGGTGCGGCACCCTCGGCGGGCAGCGGCAGCCGGAGCAGCGGTACGTGGCCGTCGCGGCGGCGCAGCTCGTCCCCGAGTCCGGGGCTGCCCACGGCGGCCTGCCGGGCGAGGTCGCGGGCCTCGGCGAGGGACCAGCGGACGCCGCCGTGCCGGCCGATGACCGCGGGCTCGTCACTGACGGCGAGCACGGCCGCGAACCCCACACCGAACCGCCCGACGGACGACTCGTGGCCCTCGCGCTTGGCGGAGGCCCGCAGCGTGCTCAGGGACTCGACGCCGGTCGCGTCCAGCGGGGCGCCCGTGTTGGCGGCGGCCAGGACGGCCGGGGTGTCACCGGCCTCGTGCAGGGTGAGACGGAGCCGGCCGGGCACGCCCGCGCGGGCGGCGGCGTCGGCGGCGTTCTGGGCCAGCTCGATGACGAGGCGGTCGCGGTAGCCGCCGAGGACGAGGTCCTCCTCGGCGTTGGCGTCCTCCCGGAAACGGGCGGGGCCCGCCCCCCAGGCGTCGAGCACGCCGCGCCGCAGCCGTGCCGTCCCGAACGGATCGGCCCCCTCGGTCGCATTCATGCTCACGCTCGTAACTCCGCTCTTCCGGTGACCCGTGACGCCCAGTGTGCGCCCGAAGGTACCGCGAGCGGAGCCGCCTCCACGGGCAAGGGTTCCGTCCCCGAGCACGGGACCGGCCGCGTTTGCCCACCTGAGCGCACCGGCCGCCCGGCCCCGCCCCGGAGCAGGGGTTCCGTCCTCAAACGCCGGACGGGCTGAAATACACAGCCCGGAACGTCACATTCAAGCCGCAGAACCCGACGCCCACACCAAGCCCGTCCGGCCACACCAAGCCCGTCCGGCCAGATCCATCCGGTCCGGCCACACCAAGCCCGTCCGGCGATTGAGGACAGAACCCAGCAGCCGGAGAGTCCGATGCCCCGGAACCGTCCAGCCACATCAAGCCCGTCCGGCGATTGAGGACAAAGCCGTGACCGACGCACCCCGGACCGCGCGACGCCCGGGCACCGCAAGCCCGGACCCCCAGCGGCCAGGAGCGTCAGGAGTGGCCCAGGTCCTCCGTGGGACCGTCCGCCTGGGCCGGGACCGACCCGCTGTCGTCCGCCGGACGCAACGGGTAGTCGTCCACCTGCAGCGTGTCCAGCGCGTGCGGCGCCGGCTTCGGCGGCTTCGGCATCACCGCGGCCTCGGAGTGTCCTCCGCAGCCGTACGACAGCGAGACCACCCGGCCGTCAGCCGGGGCGAACTCGTTGGCGCACACCCCGAAGGCCTGCCGCAGCGAGCCAGTCATCGGAACGAGGAACGCACACGTGACACAGGACGCCGGCGCGGCCTGCGCCATCGGTGTCTTCGCGCCGAACTCCTCGTCCCACCGGTCGGCCGCCATCCGCAGCCCGTACCGGGACAGCACTCGTGCCCGCCGCGTGCCGAGCTCCTCCGCGACCGAGGCGATCGAGCCGCGGCTCGTCCCCCCGGGACGCGTCATCAGCTCCGCGTCCTCCGCGTCGACGAGGGCCGCCAGCTCCTGGGACACGTCGGAG includes these proteins:
- a CDS encoding DUF3027 domain-containing protein; the encoded protein is MSAATTRSRTARTPAPDRLCAEAVDLARTAAEEAAAPGVVGEHVALVSEGDRVVTHYFECKEPGYRGWRWAVTVARASRAKNVTLDETVLLPGSDALLAPEWVPWSERLRPGDMGPGDLLPTEAEDPRLEPGYTGEDEPLPNSPVSDVSQELAALVDAEDAELMTRPGGTSRGSIASVAEELGTRRARVLSRYGLRMAADRWDEEFGAKTPMAQAAPASCVTCAFLVPMTGSLRQAFGVCANEFAPADGRVVSLSYGCGGHSEAAVMPKPPKPAPHALDTLQVDDYPLRPADDSGSVPAQADGPTEDLGHS